One window of the Colias croceus chromosome 5, ilColCroc2.1 genome contains the following:
- the LOC123692006 gene encoding transcriptional regulator ovo-like isoform X2, which translates to MPKIFLIKKRLHEQQLGLQEGQELLASKADSLCPGSPLDDGPIPLLSKKDKECDRDVFGESNGNRTSQERRTKEPRRFISSILGGEIPYGSHRGHVLTQAERKQYLPVAVDSKKVEDKPLIKEEKDVLQADPIVLPSRNSPSPEATPSPGIDNNVTCQKVSVIQRTPSQSQFQNNKKELSDVCLPVTLPPSEPEQDQPIDYAIAKKRGETEDEETEKKIREQRRTSSSKIANGILARPVLVLRNCPGNKLPGIINAAAGHGRSTNGNSSNSGSQSTGGSGSFSSGAGSAAPSSGGGGGALGGGSGSGGNGRDGRSNYGPNSPPTGSLPPFYETLGPNTKGGQSSFNANGNFSNEFNMINGFNMDCENTDNANTNFPEQSKQYSLMQNAHYGIALKDEEIDYDRIENKLENLGSIGNYSNNFDDSMVVDMGEDVIDNNQFYTTLTFASNEGILGNLSDSTEDFASLLNNHVEQITDSEIRESSSITPDSVHNGVDIESLAEQVNLSRQYYEKANYIAFASQEQGSSYGFAKERPDLLMQLNPALLPHNEGQMQQLQIHVQLQQRQQILSPGFPFTSHSLDLDSPTGVSLPSPGGNSSLDGNNHIENSSLSPAAALGLPAELPLEFINGGHGVKNPLATEANARQREEEKNKQVLVSEDDPTKFVCRVCSKNFSLQRLLNRHMKCHSDVKRYLCTFCGKGFNDTFDLKRHTRTHTGVRPYKCNLCEKSFTQRCSLESHCLKVHGVQHTYAYKERRTKMYVCEECGHTTSEPEEHYMHLKKQHPYSPALLKFYDKRHFKFTNATFANQLLGQLPMPVHN; encoded by the exons atcGCGACGTATTCGGCGAAAGCAATGGAAATAGAACATCGCAAGAAAGACGCACTAAAGAGCCGAGAAGATTCATATCTTCCATCCTCGGGGGTGAAATTCCTTACGGAAGTCACAGAGGTCATGTCCTAACTCAAGCAgaaagaaaacaatatttgCCTGTAGCAGTTGATAGCAAAAAAGTTGAAGATAAACCCTTAATAAAGGAAGAAAAAGATGTATTACAAGCCGATCCAATTGTTCTTCCGTCTAGGAATTCACCTTCACCTGAAGCTACACCATCACCTGGTATTGATAATAATGTCACATGCCAAAAAGTTTCAGTTATTCAAAGAACACCATCACAATCACAATtccaaaacaacaaaaaagaattatcTGATGTATGTCTTCCAGTTACTTTACCTCCTTCAGAACCAGAACAAGATCAGCCAATAGACTACGCAATAGCTAAGAAGAGAGGCGAGACTGAAGACGAAGAAACCGAAAAGAAAATAAGAGAACAAAGACGAACCAGCAGTTCCAAAATTGCTAACGGTATTTTGGCAAGACCAGTACTAGTATTAAGAAATTGTCCTGGGAATAAATTACCAGGCATTATCAACGCTGCCGCAGGCCATGGTCGCTCAACTAATGGCAATAGTTCAAATTCTGGTTCACAAAGTACCGGTGGGTCAGGAAGTTTTAGCTCAGGTGCTGGCAGTGCAGCCCCCTCTTCGGGTGGAGGTGGAGGAGCGCTTGGTGGCGGATCTGGTAGCGGTGGTAATGGTCGTGATGGTAGATCAAATTATGGACCTAACAGCCCGCCCACAGGCAGCCTTCCACCCTTTTATGAAACACTCGGACCAAACACCAAAGGAGGACAAAGTTCGTTTAATGCAAACGGTAACTTTTCAAACGaatttaatatgataaatgGTTTTAACATGGATTGTGAAAATACAGATAATGCTAACACAAATTTCCCAGAACAAAGTAAACAATATTCTTTAATGCAAAACGCGCACTATGGAATTGCATTGAAAGATGAAGAAATTGATTACGACCggattgaaaataaattagaaaatcTTGGATCTATCGGTAATTACAGTAACAATTTCGATGATTCTATGGTTGTAGATATGGGTGAAGATGTAATTGACAACAATCAATTTTATACAACCTTAACTTTTGCTTCTAATGAAGGGATTTTAGGTAATCTTTCTGACTCTACCGAAGACTTTGCTAGCCTTCTCAACAATCACGTTGAACAAATAACAGATTCAGAAATCCGAGAATCTTCATCCATTACACCTGATTCTGTTCACAATGGTGTAGATATTGAATCCTTAGCGGAACAAGTAAACCTAAGCAGACAGTATTACGAAAAAGCAAACTACATTGCTTTTGCAAGCCAAGAACAAGGTTCCTCTTATGGATTTGCTAAGGAACGACCAGATTTATTAATGCAGCTTAATCCAGCACTCTTACCCCACAACGAAGGTCAAATGCAACAACTACAAATTCATGTACAACTTCAACAAAGACAACAAATACTATCTCCTGGTTTCCCTTTCACTAGTCATTCCTTGGATTTGGATTCACCAACTGGAGTTTCACTACCATCACCTGGAGGCAACAGTTCCTTGGATGGCAACAACCACATCGAGAACTCATCTTTAAGCCCTGCTGCTGCT TTGGGCCTTCCTGCTGAACTGCCATTAGAATTTATAAACGGAGGTCACGGTGTAAAAAATCCTCTAGCCACTGAAGCAAATGCCAGACAAAGAGAAGAGGAGAAGAATAAACAAGTATTAGTAAGCGAAGATGATCCCACAAAATTCGTCTGCAGAGTATGCTCAAAGAACTTTAGCTTGCAGAGGCTGCTAAACCGTCACATGAAGTGTCACTCTGACGTGAAACGGTATCTCTGCACGTTTTGCGGAAAAGGATTCAACGACACCTTTGACTTAAAAAGACACACAAGAACTCACACTGGAGTCCGACCCTACAAGTGCAATCTATGTGAAAAATCTTTCACCCAAAGATGTTCGCTAGAATCTCACTGTTTGAAAGTTCATGGCGTACAACATACATATGCTTATAAAGAGAGGAGGACTAAG ATGTACGTCTGCGAAGAATGCGGCCACACAACTTCCGAACCCGAAGAGCACTACATGCACCTTAAAAAACAACATCCATACTCTCCAGCCTTACTCAAGTTCTACGACAAACGACATTTCAAGTTCACAAACGCAACATTCGCAAATCAACTACTAGGACAATTACCTATGCCAGTCCACAACTAA
- the LOC123692006 gene encoding transcriptional regulator ovo-like isoform X1: MPKIFLIKKRLHEQQLGLQEGQELLASKADSLCPGSPLDDGPIPLLSKKDKECDRDVFGESNGNRTSQERRTKEPRRFISSILGGEIPYGSHRGHVLTQAERKQYLPVAVDSKKVEDKPLIKEEKDVLQADPIVLPSRNSPSPEATPSPGIDNNVTCQKVSVIQRTPSQSQFQNNKKELSDVCLPVTLPPSEPEQDQPIDYAIAKKRGETEDEETEKKIREQRRTSSSKIANGILARPVLVLRNCPGNKLPGIINAAAGHGRSTNGNSSNSGSQSTGGSGSFSSGAGSAAPSSGGGGGALGGGSGSGGNGRDGRSNYGPNSPPTGSLPPFYETLGPNTKGGQSSFNANGNFSNEFNMINGFNMDCENTDNANTNFPEQSKQYSLMQNAHYGIALKDEEIDYDRIENKLENLGSIGNYSNNFDDSMVVDMGEDVIDNNQFYTTLTFASNEGILGNLSDSTEDFASLLNNHVEQITDSEIRESSSITPDSVHNGVDIESLAEQVNLSRQYYEKANYIAFASQEQGSSYGFAKERPDLLMQLNPALLPHNEGQMQQLQIHVQLQQRQQILSPGFPFTSHSLDLDSPTGVSLPSPGGNSSLDGNNHIENSSLSPAAAVSVKKGSVADSKIQILQQRLGLPAELPLEFINGGHGVKNPLATEANARQREEEKNKQVLVSEDDPTKFVCRVCSKNFSLQRLLNRHMKCHSDVKRYLCTFCGKGFNDTFDLKRHTRTHTGVRPYKCNLCEKSFTQRCSLESHCLKVHGVQHTYAYKERRTKMYVCEECGHTTSEPEEHYMHLKKQHPYSPALLKFYDKRHFKFTNATFANQLLGQLPMPVHN; encoded by the exons atcGCGACGTATTCGGCGAAAGCAATGGAAATAGAACATCGCAAGAAAGACGCACTAAAGAGCCGAGAAGATTCATATCTTCCATCCTCGGGGGTGAAATTCCTTACGGAAGTCACAGAGGTCATGTCCTAACTCAAGCAgaaagaaaacaatatttgCCTGTAGCAGTTGATAGCAAAAAAGTTGAAGATAAACCCTTAATAAAGGAAGAAAAAGATGTATTACAAGCCGATCCAATTGTTCTTCCGTCTAGGAATTCACCTTCACCTGAAGCTACACCATCACCTGGTATTGATAATAATGTCACATGCCAAAAAGTTTCAGTTATTCAAAGAACACCATCACAATCACAATtccaaaacaacaaaaaagaattatcTGATGTATGTCTTCCAGTTACTTTACCTCCTTCAGAACCAGAACAAGATCAGCCAATAGACTACGCAATAGCTAAGAAGAGAGGCGAGACTGAAGACGAAGAAACCGAAAAGAAAATAAGAGAACAAAGACGAACCAGCAGTTCCAAAATTGCTAACGGTATTTTGGCAAGACCAGTACTAGTATTAAGAAATTGTCCTGGGAATAAATTACCAGGCATTATCAACGCTGCCGCAGGCCATGGTCGCTCAACTAATGGCAATAGTTCAAATTCTGGTTCACAAAGTACCGGTGGGTCAGGAAGTTTTAGCTCAGGTGCTGGCAGTGCAGCCCCCTCTTCGGGTGGAGGTGGAGGAGCGCTTGGTGGCGGATCTGGTAGCGGTGGTAATGGTCGTGATGGTAGATCAAATTATGGACCTAACAGCCCGCCCACAGGCAGCCTTCCACCCTTTTATGAAACACTCGGACCAAACACCAAAGGAGGACAAAGTTCGTTTAATGCAAACGGTAACTTTTCAAACGaatttaatatgataaatgGTTTTAACATGGATTGTGAAAATACAGATAATGCTAACACAAATTTCCCAGAACAAAGTAAACAATATTCTTTAATGCAAAACGCGCACTATGGAATTGCATTGAAAGATGAAGAAATTGATTACGACCggattgaaaataaattagaaaatcTTGGATCTATCGGTAATTACAGTAACAATTTCGATGATTCTATGGTTGTAGATATGGGTGAAGATGTAATTGACAACAATCAATTTTATACAACCTTAACTTTTGCTTCTAATGAAGGGATTTTAGGTAATCTTTCTGACTCTACCGAAGACTTTGCTAGCCTTCTCAACAATCACGTTGAACAAATAACAGATTCAGAAATCCGAGAATCTTCATCCATTACACCTGATTCTGTTCACAATGGTGTAGATATTGAATCCTTAGCGGAACAAGTAAACCTAAGCAGACAGTATTACGAAAAAGCAAACTACATTGCTTTTGCAAGCCAAGAACAAGGTTCCTCTTATGGATTTGCTAAGGAACGACCAGATTTATTAATGCAGCTTAATCCAGCACTCTTACCCCACAACGAAGGTCAAATGCAACAACTACAAATTCATGTACAACTTCAACAAAGACAACAAATACTATCTCCTGGTTTCCCTTTCACTAGTCATTCCTTGGATTTGGATTCACCAACTGGAGTTTCACTACCATCACCTGGAGGCAACAGTTCCTTGGATGGCAACAACCACATCGAGAACTCATCTTTAAGCCCTGCTGCTGCTGTAAGTGTGAAGAAAGGCTCAGTCGCCGATAGCAAAATTCAAATCTTGCAACAAAGG TTGGGCCTTCCTGCTGAACTGCCATTAGAATTTATAAACGGAGGTCACGGTGTAAAAAATCCTCTAGCCACTGAAGCAAATGCCAGACAAAGAGAAGAGGAGAAGAATAAACAAGTATTAGTAAGCGAAGATGATCCCACAAAATTCGTCTGCAGAGTATGCTCAAAGAACTTTAGCTTGCAGAGGCTGCTAAACCGTCACATGAAGTGTCACTCTGACGTGAAACGGTATCTCTGCACGTTTTGCGGAAAAGGATTCAACGACACCTTTGACTTAAAAAGACACACAAGAACTCACACTGGAGTCCGACCCTACAAGTGCAATCTATGTGAAAAATCTTTCACCCAAAGATGTTCGCTAGAATCTCACTGTTTGAAAGTTCATGGCGTACAACATACATATGCTTATAAAGAGAGGAGGACTAAG ATGTACGTCTGCGAAGAATGCGGCCACACAACTTCCGAACCCGAAGAGCACTACATGCACCTTAAAAAACAACATCCATACTCTCCAGCCTTACTCAAGTTCTACGACAAACGACATTTCAAGTTCACAAACGCAACATTCGCAAATCAACTACTAGGACAATTACCTATGCCAGTCCACAACTAA